In one window of Paraflavitalea soli DNA:
- a CDS encoding ABC transporter ATP-binding protein has translation MSEKGSQKRIFDFSLLRRVFRFAAPYKKKFYVSLVLAILLAILSPIRPWLIQVTINDWVPKGAAATSLLTKVDIVDIVIWITLIQVGLLLVEVLFRFYFSFLTAWLGQAVVKDLRVKVYKKVLGLNLAQFDTTPIGTLTTRTINDIEAINDIFSEGLIPIIADLLSIIAILAFMFWVDWRLTLISLAPFPFLIIATYYFKESVNKSFIRVRNAVASLNAFVQEHITGMSIVQAFASEERQFNKFKKINREHRNANVKAIFAYSVFFPLVEIVLAVGTGLMVWWAATHALKLEGQEAQSLIGKMISFYLCLNLLFRPLRVIADKFNVLQMGMVASERVFKVLDNDDYIKTEGTYAPEQVKGKIVFDHVSFAYVEERYVLKDISFTAQPGETIAIVGHTGSGKTSIISLLNRLYHIQKGTLSIDDVKIEEYKLDVLRRNIGVVLQDVFLFSGSVLDNITLRNAAISREQVIAAAKMIDMHDFIMQLPGGYDYNVMERGSSLSLGQRQLLSFIRALLYNPSILILDEATSSVDTESEILIQKAIDKLIAGRTSIVIAHRLSTIRKASKIIVLDKGEIKEIGNHDELMKNQGFYYKLHQMQFEKQGVM, from the coding sequence ATGTCAGAAAAAGGTTCACAGAAGAGGATATTTGATTTTAGCTTGCTTCGCCGGGTATTCCGGTTTGCGGCGCCGTACAAGAAAAAATTCTATGTTTCTTTGGTGCTGGCTATCCTGCTGGCTATCCTTTCTCCTATACGTCCCTGGCTTATACAGGTCACTATCAATGACTGGGTGCCAAAAGGGGCAGCGGCTACTTCCTTACTTACCAAGGTGGACATTGTAGATATTGTTATCTGGATCACCCTGATCCAGGTAGGATTGTTGCTGGTGGAAGTATTGTTCCGGTTTTACTTCTCCTTTCTCACGGCCTGGCTTGGGCAAGCTGTGGTAAAAGACCTGCGGGTAAAAGTGTACAAAAAAGTATTGGGGTTGAACCTGGCGCAGTTTGATACCACACCTATCGGCACGTTGACTACGCGTACGATCAATGATATTGAAGCGATCAATGACATCTTTTCAGAAGGGCTGATACCCATTATTGCCGACCTGCTTTCTATTATTGCTATCCTGGCATTTATGTTTTGGGTGGACTGGCGGCTAACACTGATCAGCCTGGCGCCCTTCCCCTTCCTGATTATTGCCACTTATTATTTTAAAGAAAGCGTCAACAAATCATTCATCCGGGTACGGAATGCGGTGGCCAGTCTAAATGCCTTTGTGCAAGAGCATATTACGGGTATGTCTATTGTACAGGCCTTTGCATCAGAGGAAAGGCAGTTCAATAAGTTCAAAAAGATCAACCGGGAGCACCGCAATGCAAATGTCAAGGCGATCTTTGCCTACTCTGTATTTTTCCCACTGGTGGAAATTGTGCTGGCGGTAGGTACAGGTTTAATGGTGTGGTGGGCTGCCACGCATGCCTTGAAACTGGAAGGGCAGGAGGCCCAAAGCCTTATTGGTAAAATGATCTCTTTTTACCTGTGTCTCAATTTACTGTTCCGCCCGTTGCGGGTGATTGCGGATAAATTCAACGTGTTGCAAATGGGCATGGTGGCCAGTGAAAGGGTGTTCAAGGTGCTGGATAATGATGATTATATTAAAACAGAAGGGACTTATGCACCTGAACAGGTAAAGGGCAAGATCGTATTTGACCACGTGTCTTTTGCTTATGTAGAAGAGCGCTATGTGCTGAAGGATATTTCGTTTACAGCCCAGCCGGGAGAAACGATTGCCATCGTAGGGCATACGGGAAGTGGCAAAACCTCTATTATCAGTTTGCTCAACCGGCTTTACCATATTCAGAAGGGAACACTCAGCATCGACGATGTAAAAATTGAGGAATACAAACTGGATGTATTGCGCAGGAATATCGGGGTCGTACTGCAGGATGTATTCCTGTTTTCGGGTTCTGTGCTGGATAATATCACGCTGCGCAATGCGGCTATCAGCCGGGAACAGGTGATAGCTGCGGCCAAGATGATCGATATGCACGATTTCATCATGCAACTGCCTGGCGGTTACGACTACAATGTGATGGAGCGGGGCAGCAGTCTTTCTTTGGGGCAACGGCAATTGTTGTCTTTTATCCGGGCGCTTTTATACAATCCTTCGATACTGATCCTCGATGAAGCCACTTCTTCTGTGGATACTGAAAGTGAGATACTGATCCAGAAAGCTATTGATAAGCTGATCGCCGGCCGAACCTCTATTGTTATTGCGCACAGGCTCTCCACCATCCGCAAGGCCAGCAAGATCATTGTACTGGACAAAGGCGAGATCAAGGAAATCGGCAACCACGATGAACTGATGAAAAACCAGGGCTTCTATTACAAGCTGCACCAGATGCAGTTTGAGAAACAAGGAGTTATGTAG
- the atpB gene encoding F0F1 ATP synthase subunit A yields MAFKRFKSLSVAVFSLFLVLFSSSAMANEGKGAEGKFDPGKEMLDHIADAHEFHFFTIKHEGGHDFHATLPLPVILYSPQRGLSVFMSSKFHHGEEIHNGYKLVEHDIIPVKEDGSVDESVKVFDFSLTKNVVQMFLALTILFLILTGMAKKYKKGQGLTSAPKGLQNAIEPVILFVRDDVARPNLGVKADKYLPYLLTLFFFILVNNLFGLLPGSANVTGNIAFTMVLGIIAFVVILFSTNAHYWGHIFWYPGVPVGVKFLMLPVELMGVFTKPFALIIRLFANMTAGHIIILSFVSLIFIFGEMTKTAGIAFTPVSIAFAVFIYLIEVLVAFIQAYIFTTLTAVFISQAIGDHHYEEDPHH; encoded by the coding sequence ATGGCTTTCAAACGTTTCAAATCCTTATCAGTAGCGGTTTTCAGCCTGTTTTTAGTGCTTTTTTCCAGTTCGGCCATGGCCAACGAAGGAAAAGGTGCTGAGGGCAAGTTTGACCCAGGTAAGGAAATGCTGGATCACATTGCAGATGCACACGAATTTCATTTTTTTACTATAAAGCACGAAGGTGGGCATGATTTCCATGCTACCCTGCCGCTACCGGTGATCTTATACTCTCCCCAAAGAGGCCTGAGTGTTTTCATGAGCTCTAAATTTCACCATGGCGAAGAGATCCACAACGGCTATAAGCTGGTAGAACATGATATTATTCCCGTAAAAGAAGACGGTTCTGTGGATGAAAGCGTGAAAGTGTTTGATTTCTCCCTCACCAAGAACGTGGTACAGATGTTCCTGGCGCTGACCATATTATTCCTGATCCTTACGGGAATGGCGAAGAAATACAAAAAAGGCCAGGGGTTGACCTCTGCTCCCAAAGGCTTGCAGAATGCCATCGAGCCTGTAATATTGTTTGTACGGGATGATGTGGCCAGGCCCAACCTGGGTGTTAAAGCCGATAAATACCTGCCTTACCTGCTCACCTTGTTTTTCTTTATTCTGGTCAATAACCTGTTTGGCTTACTGCCTGGCAGTGCCAACGTAACGGGTAATATTGCCTTTACCATGGTATTGGGTATCATCGCCTTTGTGGTGATCCTTTTCAGCACCAATGCGCATTACTGGGGGCATATTTTCTGGTATCCTGGTGTACCTGTAGGTGTTAAATTCTTAATGCTGCCGGTGGAGTTGATGGGTGTGTTTACCAAGCCTTTTGCCCTGATCATCCGTTTGTTCGCGAATATGACAGCGGGACACATTATTATCCTGAGCTTTGTGAGCCTGATCTTCATTTTTGGAGAGATGACAAAAACAGCAGGTATTGCATTTACGCCAGTATCAATTGCTTTTGCGGTATTCATTTACCTGATCGAGGTACTGGTGGCGTTTATCCAGGCTTATATCTTTACGACCCTGACTGCCGTATTCATCAGCCAGGCCATTGGGGATCATCATTATGAAGAAGATCCTCATCACTAA
- the atpE gene encoding ATP synthase F0 subunit C: MDLMNIMLEVTGSWSHFGGAVGAGLAAIGAGIGIGQIGKGATEAIARQPEAANDIRGGMILTAAFVEGVALFAVIAGLLAVLK; encoded by the coding sequence ATGGACTTAATGAACATCATGTTGGAAGTGACTGGAAGCTGGTCTCACTTTGGTGGTGCTGTAGGTGCTGGTCTTGCTGCCATTGGCGCAGGTATCGGTATCGGCCAAATCGGTAAAGGCGCTACTGAAGCTATTGCCCGTCAGCCAGAAGCTGCAAACGACATCCGTGGTGGTATGATCCTGACAGCTGCCTTCGTAGAAGGTGTTGCGCTGTTCGCAGTAATCGCCGGTCTGCTGGCTGTACTGAAATAG
- the atpF gene encoding F0F1 ATP synthase subunit B — MSLLTPHLGFFVWTLIAFIVVFLLLKKFAWKPILKSLKERETGIAESLASAEKVKAEMAQLKNENEALLAKAREERAQLLKEARDTKDRIINEAKEQAKVEANKIIVDAQTAIQHQKMAALTEVKNQVGHLVIEVAEKVLRRELSGKAEQESFIKQLTNEVKLN; from the coding sequence ATGAGTTTGTTAACTCCCCATCTTGGTTTTTTTGTCTGGACATTGATCGCTTTCATTGTTGTATTCCTGTTATTGAAAAAGTTTGCCTGGAAGCCCATCCTGAAATCATTGAAGGAAAGGGAAACCGGCATTGCTGAGTCGCTGGCATCAGCCGAAAAAGTAAAGGCTGAAATGGCCCAGTTGAAGAATGAAAATGAAGCACTGTTGGCTAAAGCCCGTGAAGAAAGAGCACAATTGCTGAAAGAGGCCCGTGATACGAAGGATAGGATCATTAATGAGGCTAAGGAACAAGCTAAGGTAGAAGCCAATAAGATCATTGTAGATGCACAAACGGCTATTCAGCACCAGAAAATGGCTGCTTTAACAGAGGTTAAGAACCAGGTGGGTCATCTGGTGATCGAGGTAGCAGAGAAAGTATTGCGCCGTGAACTGTCAGGAAAAGCAGAGCAGGAGTCTTTTATTAAACAACTGACGAACGAAGTAAAATTGAATTAA
- the atpH gene encoding ATP synthase F1 subunit delta, with the protein MLNPRLAGRYAKSLIDLAVERNQLETIYNDMLFLQNVCKSSREFVTILKSPVITSDKKDNILQAIAGGKVNEVTMAFTRLLVKKGREAGLPEIIEAFIEQYKKHKGIHTVKLTTAVPVSEELKQQIIAKIQEQTALKNIELETAVKDELIGGFVLEVGGTLVDGSIAYDLNKIRSQFLNNDFIYKIR; encoded by the coding sequence ATGCTTAATCCCCGGTTAGCAGGCAGGTACGCGAAGAGTTTGATTGATTTGGCTGTTGAGCGCAATCAACTGGAAACCATCTATAATGACATGCTTTTTTTGCAGAATGTATGCAAGAGCAGCCGTGAATTTGTGACCATTTTAAAAAGCCCGGTAATAACATCCGACAAAAAGGACAACATACTGCAAGCCATTGCTGGTGGTAAAGTGAATGAAGTAACCATGGCTTTTACCAGGCTGTTGGTGAAAAAAGGACGTGAAGCAGGATTACCGGAGATCATTGAGGCTTTTATTGAGCAATACAAAAAGCATAAAGGTATCCATACTGTAAAGCTGACTACGGCCGTGCCGGTTAGTGAAGAACTGAAACAGCAGATCATTGCGAAGATCCAGGAGCAAACAGCCTTGAAGAATATTGAACTGGAAACAGCGGTAAAGGATGAACTGATCGGCGGTTTTGTACTGGAGGTAGGTGGTACGCTGGTGGATGGCAGTATTGCTTATGATCTGAATAAGATCAGGAGCCAATTCCTGAACAACGACTTTATTTATAAGATCAGATAG
- the atpA gene encoding F0F1 ATP synthase subunit alpha has protein sequence MVDIKPDEISAILRQQLSNFNAEADLEEVGTVLQVGDGIARVYGLNNVSSGELVEFENGVQAIALNLEEDNVGVVLMGESGNIKEGAKVRRTGKIASINVGEGMLGRVVNTLGTPIDGKGPLAGEKYEMPLERKAPGVIFREPVKEPLQTGLKAIDAMIPVGRGQRELIIGDRQTGKTAIAIDTIINQKEFFEAGKPVYCIYVAIGQKASTIAGVMKTLEDNGAMAYTTIVAASASDPAPLQFYAPFAGAAIGEFFRDTGRPALIIYDDLSKQAVAYREVSLLLRRPPGREAYPGDVFYLHSRLLERAAKVINDDGVAKNMNDLPDSIKHLVKGGGSLTALPIIETQAGDVSAYIPTNVISITDGQIFLEGNLFNSGIRPAINVGISVSRVGGNAQIKSMKKVAGTLKLDQALYREMEAFSKFGGDLDAATKLVLDKGARNVEILKQPQYTPFSVEKQVAIIYLGTQGLLREVAVKRVKEFEEHFLMEMDNKLPDVLVQFKKGNLPEDGIKKMVALAKSLMPQYK, from the coding sequence ATGGTAGACATTAAGCCTGATGAAATATCAGCGATATTACGCCAACAGCTGAGCAACTTCAATGCGGAGGCCGATCTCGAAGAGGTAGGTACCGTACTGCAGGTGGGCGATGGTATTGCCCGTGTTTACGGGTTGAACAATGTAAGCTCCGGAGAATTGGTGGAGTTTGAGAATGGTGTACAAGCAATTGCCCTGAACCTGGAAGAAGACAATGTGGGTGTGGTATTGATGGGAGAAAGCGGTAATATCAAGGAAGGCGCTAAAGTTCGCCGTACGGGTAAGATCGCCTCTATCAATGTAGGTGAAGGTATGCTGGGTCGCGTGGTTAATACATTGGGCACACCTATCGATGGTAAAGGTCCGTTGGCCGGCGAAAAATATGAGATGCCCCTGGAGCGTAAAGCGCCTGGTGTTATCTTCCGTGAGCCGGTAAAGGAGCCTCTCCAAACAGGTTTGAAAGCGATTGATGCGATGATCCCTGTAGGCCGCGGACAACGTGAGCTGATCATTGGTGACCGCCAGACTGGTAAAACAGCTATCGCGATCGATACCATTATCAATCAGAAAGAGTTTTTTGAAGCCGGTAAGCCGGTATATTGTATATATGTGGCCATTGGACAAAAAGCGTCTACTATCGCTGGTGTGATGAAAACACTGGAAGATAATGGCGCGATGGCTTACACTACGATCGTAGCAGCTTCTGCTTCTGATCCCGCTCCTTTGCAATTCTATGCTCCGTTTGCCGGTGCTGCAATTGGTGAGTTCTTCCGTGATACCGGTCGTCCTGCACTGATCATTTATGATGATCTGTCCAAGCAGGCGGTAGCCTATCGTGAAGTGTCTCTGCTGTTGCGTCGTCCTCCAGGCCGCGAAGCATATCCTGGTGACGTATTCTACCTGCACAGCCGTTTATTGGAGCGTGCTGCCAAGGTGATCAATGATGATGGTGTGGCCAAGAACATGAATGACCTGCCTGATTCTATCAAGCACCTGGTAAAAGGTGGTGGTTCTCTGACGGCATTGCCCATCATTGAAACACAAGCGGGTGACGTATCTGCTTATATCCCTACCAACGTGATCTCGATCACCGACGGTCAGATCTTCCTGGAAGGTAACCTGTTTAACAGTGGTATCCGTCCTGCGATCAACGTGGGTATCTCCGTTAGCCGCGTAGGTGGTAACGCGCAGATCAAATCCATGAAGAAAGTAGCTGGTACGCTGAAACTTGACCAGGCGCTGTACCGTGAGATGGAAGCCTTCTCCAAATTTGGTGGTGACCTGGATGCTGCTACCAAGCTGGTATTGGATAAAGGCGCCCGTAACGTGGAGATCCTGAAACAACCTCAATACACTCCATTCAGTGTAGAAAAGCAAGTTGCTATCATCTACCTGGGTACACAAGGATTGCTGCGTGAAGTAGCCGTTAAACGTGTAAAAGAATTTGAAGAACACTTCCTGATGGAAATGGACAACAAATTACCAGATGTATTGGTGCAGTTCAAGAAAGGTAATCTGCCAGAAGACGGTATTAAGAAGATGGTTGCATTAGCCAAATCTTTAATGCCTCAGTACAAATAA
- a CDS encoding T9SS type A sorting domain-containing protein produces MKTYQYPTANALPIIIQHIFKWILLPLLLLTWSLGSFSQKTNANKKIVLNWSTPVAANYSHFVIERSLNNTDFSEVGLLFTGEDEQTGVSQSYSFSDDVRNVRKGFIYYRINMVDMNGKIQKSATHTVYTSEQQPTPVIKVSPNPVSTDLRVTLPLAWKDKFVSIELMNTSGQVVKYSLNQQSQLTETISVRDLTEGAYVLRVSNGKETIIQRIIKSK; encoded by the coding sequence ATGAAAACGTACCAGTACCCAACTGCCAATGCTTTACCCATTATTATTCAACATATTTTCAAGTGGATTTTATTGCCACTGTTATTGTTAACCTGGTCATTGGGCAGCTTCTCCCAAAAGACGAACGCCAATAAAAAGATAGTATTAAACTGGAGTACACCAGTTGCCGCTAACTACAGTCACTTTGTGATTGAGCGTAGCCTGAACAATACAGATTTTTCAGAAGTCGGTTTGTTGTTTACCGGTGAAGATGAGCAGACAGGTGTGAGTCAGAGCTATAGTTTTTCGGATGATGTAAGGAATGTGCGGAAGGGTTTTATCTACTACCGCATTAACATGGTAGATATGAATGGAAAGATTCAGAAGTCGGCTACGCATACGGTATATACTTCTGAGCAACAACCAACACCGGTTATTAAAGTATCTCCTAACCCGGTATCGACTGACCTGCGTGTTACACTGCCACTGGCCTGGAAAGACAAATTTGTATCTATTGAATTGATGAATACCAGCGGCCAGGTAGTGAAGTATTCGCTGAACCAGCAATCACAGCTTACAGAAACTATCTCTGTGCGGGACTTAACTGAAGGCGCCTATGTGCTGCGGGTATCGAATGGCAAAGAGACGATCATACAACGGATCATTAAGTCGAAATAA
- a CDS encoding tetratricopeptide repeat protein, with protein MSGNKINLAELLNGNKGSYGYWHHGFFDPSLEMRKDSLKKVGLDKLDYKGLSDYAVLELKIGDRKKALELMEQLYAKYPQEYNIVANLGTAYEVTGNNEKALELLKKAVAINPRSHHGSEWIHIGILEQKLAGKEYDQVINLGIKDFPQWLNDKSYVFTRPADSLKIQIAYQLHERIGFIDAPDSVIGQLVLDFADMVAKTETKDTAVAFYDYALKYSPSLQPAIAARKAFLQEEKKTVQNTFRWASVVWAIPLLSFFLILFAWLKTIRRQRKQRIQNTGNRI; from the coding sequence ATGAGCGGTAATAAAATCAATCTGGCTGAACTGCTAAATGGGAACAAAGGGTCTTATGGTTATTGGCACCACGGTTTCTTTGATCCTTCATTGGAAATGCGCAAAGATTCTTTGAAGAAGGTTGGATTGGATAAGCTGGATTATAAAGGGCTATCCGATTATGCGGTGCTTGAGTTAAAGATCGGTGACAGGAAAAAGGCGCTTGAGCTAATGGAACAATTGTACGCGAAGTATCCCCAGGAATATAATATTGTAGCCAACCTTGGCACTGCTTATGAAGTAACCGGGAATAATGAGAAGGCGCTTGAACTGCTAAAGAAAGCGGTAGCTATTAATCCACGCTCGCATCATGGATCTGAATGGATTCATATAGGTATACTTGAACAGAAACTTGCCGGTAAGGAATATGATCAGGTCATTAACCTGGGCATAAAGGATTTCCCGCAATGGCTGAATGATAAGAGCTATGTATTTACGCGGCCTGCTGATTCATTGAAAATACAGATCGCTTACCAGTTGCACGAGCGGATTGGGTTTATTGATGCGCCTGATAGTGTGATCGGGCAACTGGTGTTAGACTTTGCTGATATGGTAGCGAAAACGGAAACAAAGGATACAGCTGTTGCTTTTTATGACTATGCCTTGAAATATAGCCCTTCTCTTCAACCGGCCATTGCAGCACGCAAAGCATTCCTGCAGGAAGAAAAGAAAACGGTACAGAATACTTTCCGTTGGGCCAGTGTAGTATGGGCCATTCCTTTGCTGTCCTTTTTCCTGATCCTGTTTGCGTGGTTGAAGACGATCAGGAGGCAGAGAAAACAGCGTATACAGAATACAGGAAACAGAATATAG
- the mfd gene encoding transcription-repair coupling factor, which translates to MNLQSLLDTYKNNPRLFQLADRLSFAKPQHIYCSHLRGSASAFVISTIFQHPSCSQQNHVVICEDAEAAAYLHNSLENLTSALNVYFFPSSFKNRKNFRLLNSSHVMLRTEALTRFAAQAAGKGSRTGLLVTYPEALYEKVVLPDSLSGNIIYLKSGDSINVDGLMEQMVGYGFQRTDFVYEPGQFALRGGILDIYSFGNEKPYRVELFGNDVDSIRIFDPETQLSERKLLSVTIIPNVETQFDSDEKTSLFDFLPDNTIVWMQDWALTKEKLITQEEDLGLFLNLQQDAAAAAAAASAAATAKGRDARNKFQDDEEETRLVKVNIKTDDFVPADMLELQLQKRHLIEFGHESTFPFFNGDEAFTILFNTKDQPAFNRQFDMLIRDLKQWAAKGFGLYLFAENPRQLERLNSIFEDLKAEIQFTPVPTSIHQGFIEEDLKVVCYTDHQIFQRYHKYKVKQAYNKNKALTLRTLRELQPGDYVTHIDHGVGTYSGLQKIDVNGKLQEAVRILYKDSDILYVNINSLHKISKYTGKEGTIPKVNKLGSDAWNKLKEKTKVKVKEIAFDLIKLYAQRKAQQGFQHTPDNYMQTELEASFIYEDTPDQSKASADVKKDMEQPSPMDRLVCGDVGFGKTEIAVRAAFKTCCDGKQAAVLVPTTILAFQHYKTFKERLKDFPVTVDYINRFKSSKEKKETLKRLEEGKVDIIIGTHGILGKEVKFKDLGLLVIDEEQKFGVAHKEKIKTLRTNVDCLTLTATPIPRTLQFSLMGARDLSIINTPPPNRQPIQTEVMVFNEDAIRDAIYFETERGGQVFFIHNRVLGLSEMAGLIQGLCPDLSIGTAHGQMEGHDLEERILDFIDKKYDVLVCTNIVESGVDIANVNTIIINNAHQFGLSDLHQLRGRVGRSNKKAFCYLMAPPVSTLPDDSRKRLQTLEQHSELGSGFQIAMRDLDIRGAGNMLGGEQSGFMAEIGFEMYQKILDEAIKELKRTEFRALFKEEISKQEDYVQDCTIDTDLEILIPDTYVESITERLSLYTRLDNCEDEAALQEFAQELQDRFGPIPKQVEDLFDTVRSRKLAVELGFEKMLLRDETLKCFFINKADSPYFESDTFREILTYIQKYTNNAKLKQTGKLFLLIADKIKDMQTLTQFLSRMRNFVKSETEKPVNQ; encoded by the coding sequence ATGAATTTGCAGTCGTTGTTGGATACTTACAAGAATAACCCCCGCCTTTTTCAACTGGCGGACAGGCTCTCTTTTGCCAAACCACAACATATTTACTGCAGCCACCTCCGCGGAAGCGCATCAGCTTTTGTTATCAGCACCATTTTCCAGCACCCTTCCTGCAGTCAGCAAAATCATGTAGTGATCTGCGAAGATGCCGAAGCCGCTGCCTATCTCCACAATTCACTGGAGAACCTTACCAGCGCCCTCAATGTCTATTTCTTCCCCTCTTCGTTTAAGAACAGGAAGAACTTCCGGCTGCTCAACTCCTCCCATGTCATGTTGCGCACAGAAGCCCTCACCCGCTTCGCCGCACAGGCCGCAGGAAAAGGCAGCCGTACAGGTTTGCTGGTCACCTACCCCGAAGCATTGTATGAAAAAGTAGTATTGCCCGATTCACTCTCCGGCAATATCATCTACCTCAAATCAGGCGACTCCATCAACGTGGATGGCCTGATGGAACAAATGGTAGGCTACGGTTTCCAACGCACCGATTTTGTGTACGAACCCGGTCAGTTTGCACTGCGGGGCGGCATCCTCGATATCTATTCTTTTGGCAATGAAAAGCCCTACCGCGTAGAGCTCTTCGGTAATGATGTAGACTCTATCCGCATCTTTGATCCGGAAACACAGTTAAGCGAGCGGAAGCTACTTTCCGTAACCATTATTCCCAACGTGGAGACCCAATTCGACAGCGATGAGAAAACATCCCTGTTCGACTTCCTGCCCGATAATACCATCGTATGGATGCAGGATTGGGCACTCACCAAAGAAAAGCTCATTACCCAGGAAGAAGACCTTGGCCTCTTCCTCAACCTCCAGCAGGATGCCGCAGCAGCCGCAGCCGCTGCAAGCGCAGCAGCCACCGCCAAGGGCAGGGACGCCAGGAATAAGTTTCAGGATGACGAAGAAGAAACAAGGTTAGTAAAAGTCAATATTAAGACCGACGACTTTGTGCCAGCCGATATGCTGGAATTACAATTACAAAAGCGTCACCTCATAGAGTTTGGTCACGAGTCTACCTTCCCCTTCTTTAACGGGGACGAGGCTTTCACCATACTTTTCAATACCAAAGATCAGCCGGCCTTCAACCGCCAGTTTGATATGCTGATCAGGGACCTCAAACAATGGGCCGCCAAAGGTTTTGGTCTTTATCTTTTTGCAGAGAACCCACGGCAACTGGAAAGGCTCAACAGTATTTTCGAAGACCTGAAGGCCGAGATCCAGTTCACCCCCGTCCCAACCTCCATTCACCAGGGTTTTATAGAAGAAGACCTTAAAGTAGTTTGCTATACCGATCACCAGATATTTCAGCGGTACCACAAGTACAAGGTAAAGCAGGCCTACAATAAAAATAAAGCCCTCACCTTACGTACCCTCCGGGAATTACAACCAGGAGACTATGTTACCCACATAGACCATGGTGTGGGTACCTACAGCGGGTTACAGAAAATAGATGTGAATGGCAAGCTCCAGGAAGCCGTGCGCATTCTCTATAAGGACAGCGATATCCTGTATGTGAACATCAATTCACTGCACAAAATATCCAAGTACACCGGCAAGGAAGGCACCATACCCAAGGTAAACAAACTGGGCAGCGATGCCTGGAATAAACTAAAGGAAAAGACCAAGGTAAAGGTCAAGGAGATCGCCTTCGACCTCATCAAGTTATACGCGCAGCGCAAAGCGCAGCAGGGCTTTCAGCATACCCCCGACAATTACATGCAAACCGAGCTGGAAGCCTCCTTCATTTACGAGGATACACCCGATCAAAGCAAGGCTTCAGCCGATGTGAAGAAGGATATGGAACAGCCCTCTCCCATGGACAGGCTGGTATGTGGAGATGTAGGCTTTGGCAAAACAGAGATCGCCGTGCGGGCAGCCTTTAAGACTTGCTGCGATGGTAAGCAGGCTGCTGTATTGGTACCTACTACCATTCTGGCTTTCCAGCATTACAAAACATTCAAAGAGCGCTTAAAGGATTTCCCTGTAACCGTTGACTACATCAACCGGTTCAAATCGTCCAAAGAGAAGAAGGAAACACTCAAACGCCTGGAAGAAGGTAAGGTCGACATCATCATTGGTACACATGGCATCCTGGGCAAGGAAGTCAAGTTCAAGGACCTTGGCTTGCTGGTTATTGATGAAGAGCAGAAGTTTGGCGTGGCCCACAAGGAAAAGATCAAGACCCTGCGCACCAATGTAGACTGCCTTACCCTCACTGCCACACCTATTCCGCGCACCTTGCAGTTCAGCTTAATGGGCGCAAGAGACCTGAGCATTATCAATACTCCGCCACCCAACCGCCAGCCCATCCAAACAGAAGTGATGGTATTCAACGAAGATGCTATCCGCGATGCCATCTACTTTGAGACCGAACGTGGCGGCCAGGTATTCTTTATCCATAACCGGGTGCTCGGCCTCAGCGAAATGGCCGGTCTCATCCAGGGATTATGTCCAGATCTCAGCATTGGTACCGCCCATGGACAAATGGAAGGCCACGACCTCGAAGAGCGCATCCTGGATTTCATTGATAAGAAATATGATGTGCTTGTGTGTACCAATATCGTGGAGAGTGGTGTGGACATTGCCAACGTTAATACCATCATCATCAACAATGCCCACCAGTTTGGCCTGAGTGATCTTCACCAGTTGCGTGGCCGTGTGGGCAGAAGCAATAAAAAAGCCTTCTGTTACCTGATGGCCCCGCCCGTCAGTACCCTGCCCGATGATTCGAGGAAACGCTTACAAACCCTGGAGCAACACAGTGAACTGGGCAGCGGTTTCCAGATAGCCATGCGCGACCTGGATATCCGGGGCGCAGGAAACATGCTGGGCGGTGAGCAAAGCGGGTTCATGGCCGAGATTGGCTTTGAGATGTATCAGAAGATCCTGGATGAAGCCATCAAAGAATTGAAGCGTACAGAGTTCAGGGCCCTCTTCAAAGAAGAGATATCCAAGCAGGAAGATTATGTGCAGGATTGTACCATCGATACCGACCTCGAGATCCTGATCCCCGATACTTATGTAGAAAGCATTACAGAAAGACTGTCCTTATACACCCGCCTCGACAATTGCGAAGATGAGGCAGCCCTGCAGGAGTTTGCACAGGAACTGCAGGACCGTTTCGGTCCTATTCCCAAGCAGGTAGAGGACCTGTTTGATACCGTGCGTAGTCGTAAACTGGCCGTAGAACTGGGCTTTGAAAAGATGCTGCTGCGCGATGAAACCCTCAAATGCTTCTTCATCAACAAAGCAGATTCACCCTACTTTGAATCCGATACCTTCCGCGAGATACTTACCTATATACAGAAGTATACCAACAATGCGAAGCTGAAGCAAACCGGCAAGCTATTCCTCCTGATTGCCGATAAAATAAAGGATATGCAAACCTTAACGCAATTCCTGAGCAGGATGCGCAACTTCGTGAAGTCTGAAACCGAAAAACCGGTTAACCAATAA